CCAGTCAACGGACTACCAATATGTGACCCTGCAAGAAAGCAACGCCATGGCCACGGTGGACCTGACGCGCGGCGAAATCGTGGCCCTGAAATCGCTGGGGTACAAGAACCATGCCCTGGCGGCCAACGCCTTTGACGCCAGCGACAGGGACGGCGGCGTGAACCTGAAGCCCTGGCCGGTGCTGGGCGCGTACATGCCCGACGCCATCGCCAGCATCTCGGTGGGGGGCCGCACCTACCTGCTCACCGCCAATGAAGGCGACACCCGTGATTACGGCGCGGCCTATCTGGACGAGGTGAAGGTCTCGGCCCTGACGCTGGACGCGGCGGCGTTTCCCAATGGGGCCGCGCTGAAAGCCGACGCCGCGCTGGGGCGCCTGGTCGTCAGCAAGCCCGACGCCGACACCGATGGGGACGGCGACGCCGACCGGTTGGTGGCTTTTGGTGCCCGCAGCCTGAGCGTCTGGAACGCCGACCTGGAGCTGGTGGCCGACACCGGCAGCCTCTTTGAAGCCAAAACCGCCGAGCTGAGTGCTTCCAGCTTTAACAGTAGCGGCACCGCCAGCACCTTCGACACCCGCAGCGACAACAAAGGCCCAGAGCCCGAAGGCGTGGCCACGGGCGTGGTGGCGGGCCGCACGCTGGCCTTCGTGGGCCTGGAGCGCACGGGCGGCCTCATGGTGCTGGACGTGAGCACGCCCGCCGCCCCGGCCTTCGTGGATTACCGCCACACAGTGACCCCTGCGGCTGACCCCAGAAGTGGCCTGGCGGGCGACCTCGCCCCCGAAGGGCTGCTGTTCATTCCGGCTGCCGACAGCCCCAGCGGCAAGGCCCTGCTCGTCGCCAGCCACGAGGTCAGCGGCAGCGTGACCGTGTATGCCGTGGAAGACAGCGGCAATCTGACCCTGGCGGGCCGCTACCAGGCCAGCCCGTACACCTACGACGCGGGCGTGGCGGAAATCAGCGCCTACGACAAGGGCAGCAAGCAACTGTTTGTGGTGAACGGGGCCACTGGCAGCCTGGACATTCTGACCCTGGCCGACGTGGCCCAGCCCCGGTTCGTGAAGTCGGTCAGCCTGAGCGCGTACGGCCGCAGTGCCAACAGTGTGGCGGTGTCTAATGGCGTGGTGGCGGTGGCCGTGGAGGCAATCACCAAGACCGACCCGGGCAAGGTGGCCTTTCTCAACCCCGACGGCACCGAGCGCGCCCCCGCCATTGCTGTGGGCGCCCAGCCCGACATGCTGACCTTCTCGCCGGACGGCAAGCTCCTGCTGGTGGCGAACGAGGGCGAACCCAGCGCCGATTACAGCGTGGACCCAGCCGGGAGCGTGAGCATCATCAACGTGAGTAAAGCCCTGGCGGCGCGCTAAACGTGAGCAAGGGGGGGCCGGGGCAGGATGCCTCGCTCCTTTATGACGGCGAGAACGAGGCTTTTTCCACCTTCCCCTCCGGGTGGCAGAGAGTGAAGGTGCCCGGCGTGTTCAGCCGCATTCTCCGGGCTCGCCCTTCACCAACCTGGCCTGGGTTTTTCACCGCTGCCCCGGCTTACTGCTGCGCTGCGTAGTCCATGTAGGCATTCACCTGCGGCGTGAAAAACAGCGCCAGGGCGAAGAGGATGGGCAGCAGGCCAAACAGCACGGCCCCACCCAGCAGCATCTGCACGCCCGCCCCCAGCAGGAGCAGGCACAGCACCAGCCGCGCCCAGGCTTTGCCCTGGTAGACCTGCCAGCACAGCCAGAGTTCAAGGCCAAAGCGGGCCAGCGCCAGCACATTCAATGTCCCCAGCACCAGCCCAGCCAGCAGGCCCAGCACAGACGAGGCCAGAAGGAGGCCCAGGATGAGCGCGGTCACGCGCCACCCGGCCTGAATGGACGCAGCGGATGTGGTCATGGCCCCAGGCTAGGGGTCGGTCATACGCCTCGCAGGCTCATCTGCCCACCCCGCCACTAGGGGCGTCTGCGCATTTCGGCGCAGTTCACGCCTTCTGGGCTCTGCTAGCCTGACCGGCGTGCCCACGCTCATCGCTGCTTCCAACATCACCGTGCGCTACGGCGAACGGGTGGTGCTGGACAGCGTGTCGCTGAGCGTCACGGACGGCGAACGGGTGGCTCTGCTGGGTCGCAACGGGGCGGGCAAGACCACCCTGCTGCGCGTGCTGACCGGCGAACTGGTCCCCGAGGACGGCGAGGTCTGGCGGGAAGGGGGCCTGCGCACAGCGGTGCTGGCCCAGCACCACGCGCACCCGCCCGGCCTCTCGGTGCAGGCGCTCTTGGACGCCGCGCACCCCTACCGGGAACTAGAGGAGGAGCTGCTGGTGCTGGAGGCCAACCTGGGTGACCCCGACGCCCTGGCCGCCTGGAGTGCTCTGCACGCCCGCCTGGACGAGGCCGACGCTTTCCGCTGGCCGTCGCGCGTGGCCCGGGTGCTGGGGATGCTGGACCTCACGCGGTTTCGTGACCGAGAGGCCGCCACGCTCTCGGGCGGCGAGAAGACCCGCCTGGCCCTCGCGCTGGCCCTGGCCCGCGAACCGGACCTGCTCATTCTGGACGAGCCCACCAACCACCTCGACATTCGCATGCGCGAGTGGCTGGAAGGCTATCTGCGCGACTTCCGGGGCGGCGTGCTGCTGACCAGCCACGACCGCGATTTTCTGGATGCCGTGGCCACCCGCAGCCTGTGGCTGGAAGGCGGCCAGGGCGTGGGCTACCCCGGCGGCTACTCCCGCGCCCGCGCCGTGCGCGAACTCGAACGCCGCACCCAGACCCGCGCCGCCCGGCTGGGCGAACAGGAAGCTGCGCGGCTGGCCGGCAGTGTTGAGACCCTGGACCGCTGGGGCCGCCGCTCGCGCGCCCTGAAAACCCGCGCCGAGCGGGTGGCTGTTCCCGAAGCCCCACTCCCCGAACGTCAGATTCGCATGCGCCTGCTGTCGGGCACGGCCCGCGCGCCGCTGGTGGCCTGGGGCCAGCACCTGTCCAAGACCTACGGCGAGCGCGTGGTGCTGGGGAACGCGGCCTTCCGCCTGCGTCAGGGCGACCGCGTGGCCCTGATGGGCGCCAACGGCACCGGCAAAACCACCCTGATGCGCCTGCTGGCCGGAGAACTGCACCCCGACCCACCCCAGGCTGACCCCCTGACTGGCGAGCGCGGCCCCGAACCCGTGTTGCGGCTGGCCAACGGCGTCACGGTGGCCAGCCTGGACCAGACCTGGCACGGCCTGACCCCCGGCGAGGGGCTGCACGCGCAGTTCGAGCGCCGCTTTGGACGGCAGGCGAACAGTCTGCTGGGCCGCGCGGGCTTTGGCGCCGCCGACTGGCCCAAATCCCCCGAAGACCTCTCGGGTGGGGAACGGGCACGAGCTGGTTTGGCGCTGGTCAGTGGGCTGCGGGCCGACCTGCTGCTGCTGGACGAGCCCACCAACCACCTGGATGTCGAGGTCCTGCAGGCCCTGGAAGGCGCAGTGCAGGCCTACGGGGGCGCCGTGGTCATCGTGACCCACGACCGCCGCTTTGCCCGCGAGGTCGCCACCCGCCTGTGGGTTATTGAGGACAGTGTGCTGCGCGAGGTGGGGGGCTGGGGCAGCTGCGAGTACCTGGACCCGGCGGCCACCTTGCAGGGCGACCCGCCGCCGCCCCCACCCCCGCCCACGCCCCGGCAGCGCCTGCCTGGGCTGGAGGCGCAGCTGGGGACCATCCGCGCCGAGCTGGACCGTCCCCCCGGCACCCTGACCGGCCGCGAGGAAGCCCGCCTGCGGGCCCAGGCCCACGCGCTGCAGCAGACGCTGTATGGCCTGTATGCCCAGGTCTGGGAAGCCCCCCAGTACGACGCCCAGGTGCGCGAGCCGCCGCTGACCGTGCGCGCCCAGCGACTGGGTG
The window above is part of the Deinococcus arcticus genome. Proteins encoded here:
- a CDS encoding choice-of-anchor I family protein, with protein sequence MCAFDQSTDYQYVTLQESNAMATVDLTRGEIVALKSLGYKNHALAANAFDASDRDGGVNLKPWPVLGAYMPDAIASISVGGRTYLLTANEGDTRDYGAAYLDEVKVSALTLDAAAFPNGAALKADAALGRLVVSKPDADTDGDGDADRLVAFGARSLSVWNADLELVADTGSLFEAKTAELSASSFNSSGTASTFDTRSDNKGPEPEGVATGVVAGRTLAFVGLERTGGLMVLDVSTPAAPAFVDYRHTVTPAADPRSGLAGDLAPEGLLFIPAADSPSGKALLVASHEVSGSVTVYAVEDSGNLTLAGRYQASPYTYDAGVAEISAYDKGSKQLFVVNGATGSLDILTLADVAQPRFVKSVSLSAYGRSANSVAVSNGVVAVAVEAITKTDPGKVAFLNPDGTERAPAIAVGAQPDMLTFSPDGKLLLVANEGEPSADYSVDPAGSVSIINVSKALAAR
- a CDS encoding ABC-F family ATP-binding cassette domain-containing protein yields the protein MPTLIAASNITVRYGERVVLDSVSLSVTDGERVALLGRNGAGKTTLLRVLTGELVPEDGEVWREGGLRTAVLAQHHAHPPGLSVQALLDAAHPYRELEEELLVLEANLGDPDALAAWSALHARLDEADAFRWPSRVARVLGMLDLTRFRDREAATLSGGEKTRLALALALAREPDLLILDEPTNHLDIRMREWLEGYLRDFRGGVLLTSHDRDFLDAVATRSLWLEGGQGVGYPGGYSRARAVRELERRTQTRAARLGEQEAARLAGSVETLDRWGRRSRALKTRAERVAVPEAPLPERQIRMRLLSGTARAPLVAWGQHLSKTYGERVVLGNAAFRLRQGDRVALMGANGTGKTTLMRLLAGELHPDPPQADPLTGERGPEPVLRLANGVTVASLDQTWHGLTPGEGLHAQFERRFGRQANSLLGRAGFGAADWPKSPEDLSGGERARAGLALVSGLRADLLLLDEPTNHLDVEVLQALEGAVQAYGGAVVIVTHDRRFAREVATRLWVIEDSVLREVGGWGSCEYLDPAATLQGDPPPPPPPPTPRQRLPGLEAQLGTIRAELDRPPGTLTGREEARLRAQAHALQQTLYGLYAQVWEAPQYDAQVREPPLTVRAQRLGEDGGMFWAAHNEGCAHLAWDGYTLRWNGEPPAWYGAALLGGTLRILFEHWNVGRVELGDDGLRLTRRAYFERLGLIQRRSGAEEPGTG